Proteins from a genomic interval of Musa acuminata AAA Group cultivar baxijiao chromosome BXJ1-9, Cavendish_Baxijiao_AAA, whole genome shotgun sequence:
- the LOC103996736 gene encoding oxysterol-binding protein-related protein 1D isoform X1, translating to MNPLCCIAPVSLERGDRGDPSQVGTLKAAKPPLGAESPSGSLSSKKLIQAPTIPSDSDAAARREAADEAAAAAGLAEGGDAKSGSGNGAVAGVLWKWVNYGKGWRSRWFVLQDGVLSYYKVHGPDRVSVGPAACKAGVRVIGEESLRRVRKEQQWESGSFVGWGAANQWKPFGEVHLKVTSIRASKSDDKRLYIFTGTKTLHLRCDSREDRTAWIEALLSAKENFAHLLTINASEPSVEVTVSTDKLRGRLLQEGLSESTVKECESIMLSEISELQNQLKSLQQKHLILLDTLRQLETEKVELETTVIDETKEREAHLGLMNGRFSDFYSVISEGTATDSEADNESQGADAETDEDDGMYFDTRDFLSSESLRSASYRSREVMGNCCTGSTCCTESYFPDNIQDISTGVQMIEYPYVKRRNKLPEPKEKEKPVGLWSIIKENIGKDLSGVCLPVYFNEPLSSLQKCFEDLEHSYLVDRALEWGRQGNSLMRILHIAAFAVSGYASTEGRQCKPFNPLLGETYEADYPDKGLRFFSEKVSHHPMIVACHCEGRGWKFWGDSNLKGKFWGRSIQLDPIGILTLQFEDGETFQWTKVTTSIYNIIIGKIYCDHYGTMRIRGSGHYSCKLKFKEQSIIDRNPHQVHGFVQDNRTGNKVAMLIGKWDEAMYYVLGDPSTKPKGYDPMSEAVLLWEQDKSVTQTRYNLTPFAISLNELTPSLMEKLPPTDSRLRPDQRHLENGEYELANAEKLRLEQLQRQARKLQEKGWQPRWFRKDVEDDCYQYVGGYWEAREEGKWDGIPDIFGQGDTLLSTE from the exons ATGAATCCTCTGTGCTGCATTGCGCCCGTGTCGCTGGAGCGGGGCGACCGCGGGGACCCCTCCCAAGTGGGGACACTCAAGGCGGCGAAGCCCCCGCTGGGGGCCGAGAGCCCCTCCGGGAGCTTGTCCAGCAAGAAGCTGATCCAGGCACCAACGATACCCTCGGACTCGGATGCCGCCGCGCGCCGCGAAGCGGCGGAtgaggctgcagctgcggcggggTTAGCGGAGGGTGGGGATGCTAAGAGTGGCAGTGGGAATGGGGCGGTCGCGGGGGTTCTTTGGAAGTGGGTGAACTACGGGAAAGGGTGGCGTTCGCGGTGGTTCGTGCTGCAGGACGGGGTGCTGTCGTACTACAAGGTTCATGGGCCGGATAGGGTATCGGTGGGGCCCGCAGCGTGCAAGGCTGGGGTGAGGGTCATCGGCGAGGAGTCGCTGAGACGGGTGAGGAAAGAGCAGCAGTGGGAGAGCGGTAGTTTCGTGGGTTGGGGGGCTGCAAACCAGTGGAAGCCATTTGGGGAGGTACACCTGAAG GTTACTTCAATTCGTGCTAGCAAATCAGATGACAAAAGGCTGTATATTTTTACTGGCACGAAAACTCTTCATCTACGGTGTGATTCTAGAGAAGATCGAACTGCATGGATTGAAGCTTTGTTGTCTGCCAAAGAGAATTTTGCGCATTTGCTGACAATTAATGCATCTGAACCTTCAGTAGAAGTTACTGTCTCGACTGACAAGCTGCGAGGAAGACTGTTGCAGGAAGGACTGAGTGAATCAACAGTGAAAGAATGTGAGTCTATTATGCTATCTGAAATCTCTGAGCTGCAGAATCAATTAAAGTCTCTGCAGCAGAAGCATCTTATTCTGCTTGACACATTAAGGCAGTTGGAG ACAGAGAAAGTTGAATTGGAAACTACAGTGATTGATGAAACAAAGGAACGTGAAGCACATCTTGGACTGATGAATGGAAGATTTAGCG ATTTCTATTCAGTTATATCAGAGGGAACAGCAACTGACTCTGAAGCTGATAATGAAAGTCAAGGGGCAGATGCAGAAACAGATGAAGATGATGGCATGTACTTTGATACTAGAGACTTCTTATCTTCCGAGTCACTTAGAAGTGCTTCATATCGTAGTAGGGAAGTTATGGGTAATTGTTGCACTGGGTCAACATGTTGTACTGAATCCTACTTTCCCGACAATATTCAAGATATTAGTACAGGAGTTCAAATGATTGAGTATCCATATGTTAAGCGGAGGAACAAATTGCCTGAGCCCAAGGAAAAGGAGAAACCTGTTGGTTTGTGGTCAATAATCAAAGAGAATATTGGGAAGGATCTTTCTGGAGTCTGTCTTCCTGTTTACTTCAATGAGCCACTCTCTTCTCTGCAGAAATGCTTTGAGGATCTGGAACATTCTTACTTGGTGGATCGAGCGTTAGAATGGGGAAGGCAG GGAAACAGCCTGATGAGGATTCTTCACATTGCTGCTTTTGCTGTTTCTGGGTATGCTTCGACAGAAGGCCGACAGTGCAAACCCTTTAACCCTCTTCTTGGTGAGACATATGAAGCTGATTATCCAGACAAGGGCCTCCGCTTCTTCTCTGAGAAG GTGAGCCACCATCCAATGATTGTTGCTTGTCACTGTGAAGGTAGAGGATGGAAATTCTGGGGTGATTCCAATCTAAAAGGAAAGTTTTGGGGACGGTCTATTCAGCTTGATCCTATTGGGATCTTAACTCTTCAGTTTGAAGATGGAGAGACATTTCAGTGGACTAAAGTCACTACTTCAATATACAACATAATTATTGGAAAAATCTATTGTGACCACTATGGTACTATGCGAATAAGGGGCAGTGGCCATTACTCCTGCAAGCTCAAATTTAAAGAACAGTCCATCATTGATCGTAATCCCCATCAG GTGCATGGTTTTGTGCAAGATAATAGAACCGGTAACAAGGTAGCTATGTTGATAGGTAAGTGGGATGAGGCCATGTATTATGTGCTCGGAGACCCAAGTACAAAGCCAAAGGGTTATGATCCAATGTCAGAGGCTGTGCTGCTTTGGGAACAAGACAAGTCTGTAACACAAACACGATACAACCTCACACCATTTGCTATTTCATTAAATGAGTTGACACCATCCTTGATGGAGAAGTTGCCCCCAACTGACTCCCGCTTAAGGCCTGATCAGCGGCATTTAGAGAATGGTGAATATGAGCTGGCAAATGCAGAGAAACTCAGGCTGGAACAGTTGCAAAGACAG GCAAGGAAACTGCAAGAGAAGGGATGGCAACCAAGGTGGTTCAGAAAAGATGTGGAGGATGACTGTTACCAGTATGTGGGTGGATACTGGGAAGCAAGAGAGGAAGGAAAATGGGATGGAATTCCAGATATATTTGGTCAGGGTGACACTTTGTTGAGTACAGAGTAA
- the LOC103996736 gene encoding oxysterol-binding protein-related protein 1D isoform X2: MIFQVTSIRASKSDDKRLYIFTGTKTLHLRCDSREDRTAWIEALLSAKENFAHLLTINASEPSVEVTVSTDKLRGRLLQEGLSESTVKECESIMLSEISELQNQLKSLQQKHLILLDTLRQLETEKVELETTVIDETKEREAHLGLMNGRFSDFYSVISEGTATDSEADNESQGADAETDEDDGMYFDTRDFLSSESLRSASYRSREVMGNCCTGSTCCTESYFPDNIQDISTGVQMIEYPYVKRRNKLPEPKEKEKPVGLWSIIKENIGKDLSGVCLPVYFNEPLSSLQKCFEDLEHSYLVDRALEWGRQGNSLMRILHIAAFAVSGYASTEGRQCKPFNPLLGETYEADYPDKGLRFFSEKVSHHPMIVACHCEGRGWKFWGDSNLKGKFWGRSIQLDPIGILTLQFEDGETFQWTKVTTSIYNIIIGKIYCDHYGTMRIRGSGHYSCKLKFKEQSIIDRNPHQVHGFVQDNRTGNKVAMLIGKWDEAMYYVLGDPSTKPKGYDPMSEAVLLWEQDKSVTQTRYNLTPFAISLNELTPSLMEKLPPTDSRLRPDQRHLENGEYELANAEKLRLEQLQRQARKLQEKGWQPRWFRKDVEDDCYQYVGGYWEAREEGKWDGIPDIFGQGDTLLSTE; this comes from the exons ATGATTTTTCAGGTTACTTCAATTCGTGCTAGCAAATCAGATGACAAAAGGCTGTATATTTTTACTGGCACGAAAACTCTTCATCTACGGTGTGATTCTAGAGAAGATCGAACTGCATGGATTGAAGCTTTGTTGTCTGCCAAAGAGAATTTTGCGCATTTGCTGACAATTAATGCATCTGAACCTTCAGTAGAAGTTACTGTCTCGACTGACAAGCTGCGAGGAAGACTGTTGCAGGAAGGACTGAGTGAATCAACAGTGAAAGAATGTGAGTCTATTATGCTATCTGAAATCTCTGAGCTGCAGAATCAATTAAAGTCTCTGCAGCAGAAGCATCTTATTCTGCTTGACACATTAAGGCAGTTGGAG ACAGAGAAAGTTGAATTGGAAACTACAGTGATTGATGAAACAAAGGAACGTGAAGCACATCTTGGACTGATGAATGGAAGATTTAGCG ATTTCTATTCAGTTATATCAGAGGGAACAGCAACTGACTCTGAAGCTGATAATGAAAGTCAAGGGGCAGATGCAGAAACAGATGAAGATGATGGCATGTACTTTGATACTAGAGACTTCTTATCTTCCGAGTCACTTAGAAGTGCTTCATATCGTAGTAGGGAAGTTATGGGTAATTGTTGCACTGGGTCAACATGTTGTACTGAATCCTACTTTCCCGACAATATTCAAGATATTAGTACAGGAGTTCAAATGATTGAGTATCCATATGTTAAGCGGAGGAACAAATTGCCTGAGCCCAAGGAAAAGGAGAAACCTGTTGGTTTGTGGTCAATAATCAAAGAGAATATTGGGAAGGATCTTTCTGGAGTCTGTCTTCCTGTTTACTTCAATGAGCCACTCTCTTCTCTGCAGAAATGCTTTGAGGATCTGGAACATTCTTACTTGGTGGATCGAGCGTTAGAATGGGGAAGGCAG GGAAACAGCCTGATGAGGATTCTTCACATTGCTGCTTTTGCTGTTTCTGGGTATGCTTCGACAGAAGGCCGACAGTGCAAACCCTTTAACCCTCTTCTTGGTGAGACATATGAAGCTGATTATCCAGACAAGGGCCTCCGCTTCTTCTCTGAGAAG GTGAGCCACCATCCAATGATTGTTGCTTGTCACTGTGAAGGTAGAGGATGGAAATTCTGGGGTGATTCCAATCTAAAAGGAAAGTTTTGGGGACGGTCTATTCAGCTTGATCCTATTGGGATCTTAACTCTTCAGTTTGAAGATGGAGAGACATTTCAGTGGACTAAAGTCACTACTTCAATATACAACATAATTATTGGAAAAATCTATTGTGACCACTATGGTACTATGCGAATAAGGGGCAGTGGCCATTACTCCTGCAAGCTCAAATTTAAAGAACAGTCCATCATTGATCGTAATCCCCATCAG GTGCATGGTTTTGTGCAAGATAATAGAACCGGTAACAAGGTAGCTATGTTGATAGGTAAGTGGGATGAGGCCATGTATTATGTGCTCGGAGACCCAAGTACAAAGCCAAAGGGTTATGATCCAATGTCAGAGGCTGTGCTGCTTTGGGAACAAGACAAGTCTGTAACACAAACACGATACAACCTCACACCATTTGCTATTTCATTAAATGAGTTGACACCATCCTTGATGGAGAAGTTGCCCCCAACTGACTCCCGCTTAAGGCCTGATCAGCGGCATTTAGAGAATGGTGAATATGAGCTGGCAAATGCAGAGAAACTCAGGCTGGAACAGTTGCAAAGACAG GCAAGGAAACTGCAAGAGAAGGGATGGCAACCAAGGTGGTTCAGAAAAGATGTGGAGGATGACTGTTACCAGTATGTGGGTGGATACTGGGAAGCAAGAGAGGAAGGAAAATGGGATGGAATTCCAGATATATTTGGTCAGGGTGACACTTTGTTGAGTACAGAGTAA
- the LOC103996737 gene encoding mitochondrial inner membrane protease ATP23 has protein sequence MDGAAEGAAGAAGGGGGMSHKECVDGINKSLAHPTVKFLREKMEKAGCPVWPRLLTAITCKGQSSAGGYSSGRGITICCNHMTFQDEINQVIIHELIHAYDDCRAKNMEWTNCAHHACSEIRANHLSGDCHYKRELLRGFLKIRGHGQECVRRRALKSVQNNPYCSAVAAKDAIEAVWDICYNDTSPFDRAP, from the exons ATGGACGGGGCCGCGGAGGGCGCGGCTGGTGCagccggcggtggcggcggcatgTCCCACAAGGAGTGCGTCGATGGCATCAACAAGAGCCTCGCAC ATCCCACGGTTAAGTTCCTAAGGGAGAAGATGGAGAAGGCCGGTTGCCCCGTGTGGCCGCGCCTGCTCACGGCGATCACCTGCAAAGGCCAGAGTTCCGCCGGTGGCTATTCCAGTGGCCGTGGG ATAACAATTTGTTGTAATCATATGACTTTTCAAGATGAGATAAATCAAGTTATTATTCATGAGTTAATCCACGCTTATGACGATTGCCGAGCAAAAAACATGGAGTGGACAAATTGTGCCCATCATGCTTGCTCTGAG ATTCGGGCTAATCATCTGAGTGGGGATTGCCATTACAAGCGAGAACTGCTACGTGGGTTTTTGAAAATACGAGGCCATGGACAA GAATGTGTGCGAAGGCGTGCTCTAAAGTCGGTTCAGAACAATCCATATTGCTCAGCTGTAGCTGCAAAAGATGCCATTGAGGCTGTCTGGGACATCTGCTACAATGACACTTCCCCCTTTGACAGAGCCCCATAA
- the LOC135584615 gene encoding phosphopantothenoylcysteine decarboxylase-like, with protein sequence MMANIEIASENMKHDNIQPVKPRILLAVSGSVAAIKFEILCRSFLEWAEVRAVATKSSLHFLDKASFPKDVILYTDDDEWSSWKKIGDGVLHIELRKWADIMVIAPLSANSLAKIAGGLCDNLLTCIVRAWDYSKPIFVAPAMNTFMWNNPFTKRHLDAINELGVNLIPPITKRLACGDYGNGAMAEPSVIYSTVRLSYKPPLNGSS encoded by the exons ATGATGGCTAATATCGAAATAGCATCAGAAAATATGAAGCATGACAATATTCAGCCTGTTAAACCAAGGATCCTGTTGGCTGTGTCTGGAAGTGTTGCTGCTATTAAATTTGAGATTTTATGCCGTAGTTTTCTGGAGTGGGCAGAAGTTAGGGCAGTTGCTACCAAATCATCCTTGCATTTTCTCGATAAAGCATCATTCCCCAAGGATGTGATCCTTTATACAGACGATGATGAATGGTCTAGTTGGAAGAAGATTGGGGATGGAGTATTGCACATTGAGCTTCGGAAATGGGCTGATATCATGGTTATTGCCCCACTGTCAGCAAATTCTCttgcaaag ATTGCAGGAGGATTGTGTGACAACCTACTGACGTGTATTGTGCGAGCCTGGGACTACAGCAAGCCTATATTTGTTGCTCCTGCTATGAACACCTTCATGTGGAATAATCCCTTTACAAAGCGCCATCTAGATGCAATCAACGAGCTTGGTGTTAATCTCATCCCTCCCATCACCAAGAGGTTGGCATGCGGAGATTATGGAAACGGTGCAATGGCTGAACCTTCTGTAATTTATTCTACCGTGAGACTTTCATACAAACCACCACTTAATGGGTCAAGTTGA
- the LOC103996738 gene encoding ultraviolet-B receptor UVR8, producing the protein MDPTTSGSSSSLPFQTIVDPSLSLVPPLQRTFKRVQRHCFGDSNPGEFPLAETPSIVLIILTNCDLEPRDLANLEATCTFFRKPSNFAPDVQLSITELAALDMCQERAIFKPMNSEEKELLKQRCGGSWKLVLRYILAGEICCRREKSQAIAGPSHSIAVTSSGSVYSFGSNSSGQLGHGTLEEEWRPRLIRSLQGIRIIQAAAGAGRTMLISDAGQVYAFGKESFGEAEHTIEGSKVVTTPQLVKSLKDIYVVQAAIGNFFSAVLSREGRVYTFCWGNESKLGHRTEPNDLEPHPLLGPLENIPVVQIAAGYCYLLALACQPSGMSVYSVGCGLGGKLGHGSMTDEKYPRLIEHFQTLNLQPRVVAAGAWHAAVVGQDGRTCTWGWGRYGCLGHGNEESESVPKVVESLDNIKAVHVATGDYTTFVVSDAGDVYSFGYGESSSLGHSSIIDGQGNRHANVLSPKLVTSLKNINERVVQISLTNSVYWNAHTFALTDSGKLYAFGAGDKGQLGTELPAQQTERAMPEQVNINLS; encoded by the exons ATGGATCCCACCACTAGTGGTAGCAGTTCTTCCCTACCGTTTCAGACCATTGTAGATCCATCCCTTTCTTTGGTGCCCCCATTGCAGCGAACCTTCAAACGTGTGCAAAGGCATTGCTTTGGTGACTCGAACCCAGGGGAATTCCCCTTGGCTGAAACCCCCTCTATCGTTCTCATTATTCTAACCAATTGCGATTTGGAACCCCGGGATCTTGCTAATCTGGAG GCAACATGTACATTTTTCAGAAAGCCTTCAAATTTTGCTCCTGATGTCCAGTTATCTATCACAGAGCTCGCAGCATTAGACATGTGCCAGGAAAGGGCCATCTTCAAGCCAATGAATTCAGAAGAAAAAGAACTTCTTAAACAACGCTGTGGGGGATCTTGGAAATTAGTTCTTAGGTATATATTGGCAGGTGAGATATGTTGCCGGAGAGAAAAGTCTCAGGCAATTGCGGGTCCTAGTCACAGCATTGCCGTGACTTCATCTGGATCTGTATATTCCTTTGGATCCAACAGCTCAGGACAGCTCGGCCATGGCACCTTGGAGGAGGAATGGAGGCCACGACTTATAAG ATCGCTGCAAGGCATTCGGATTATACAAGCAGCCGCCGGAGCAGGGCGAACAATGCTGATCAGTGATGCTGGACAGGTTTATGCTTTCGGGAAGGAATCGTTTGGTGAGGCAGAACACACAATTGAAGGGTCCAAGGTTGTCACTACACCGCAACTGGTGAAATCATTGAAAGACATATATGTGGTTCAGGCAGCAATAGGAAATTTCTTCAGTGCAGTTCTTTCTCGAGAAGGCAGGGTCTACACTTTCTGTTGGGGAAATGAATCAAAGCTCGGTCATCGCACAGAACCAAATGACTTGGAGCCACATCCGCTATTGGGTCCTCTTGAGAACATACCAGTGGTTCAGATTGCCGCTGGCTACTGTTACCTTCTAGCACTGGCATGTCAACCAAGCGGCAT GTCGGTCTACTCTGTGGGCTGTGGCTTAGGAGGGAAACTTGGGCATGGTTCCATGACTGATGAGAAGTATCCAAGGTTGATCGAGCACTTCCAGACTTTAAACCTGCAGCCTAGGGTGGTTGCAGCCGGTGCCTGGCATGCTGCCGTCGTGGGACAAGATGGGCGGACATGTACATGGGGATGGGGGCGCTATGGGTGCTTGGGCCATGGGAATGAGGAGTCTGAATCTGTTCCCAAGGTCGTGGAATCCTTGGACAACATAAAGGCTGTACATGTCGCAACGGGCGACTACACTACATTCGTTGTTTCTGATGCTGGGGATGTTTACTCATTTGGTTATGGAGAATCCTCaagtttgggtcattcctccatcaTTGATGGACAG GGTAACAGACATGCCAATGTACTCAGCCCAAAATTAGTGACTTCACTTAAGAACATCAACGAGAGGGTAGTGCAGATTAGTCTCACCAACTCGGTCTACTGGAACGCGCATACCTTTGCTCTAACAGATTCCGGGAAACTGTATGCATTCGGAGCGGGTGATAAGGGGCAGCTCGGCACTGAACTTCCTGCACAGCAGACCGAAAGAGCGATGCCAGAGCAAGTCAACATCAATCTTAGTTAG